Proteins from a single region of Argopecten irradians isolate NY chromosome 7, Ai_NY, whole genome shotgun sequence:
- the LOC138327584 gene encoding maltase A3-like, which produces MDLEDENPKKSCCSKTRCSVIVLVGLLVSIAVVCVVTFVSDDVREKVQYDTSKLEWWKKTPVYQIYPISFKDTDDNGKGDINGITQKLPYLSELGVKAVWISPFYDSPMNDNGYDIRNYTAINDLFGTMDDFEHLLKEAKSKDIKVIIDFVPNHSSNESQWFIESENRTEGYEDFYVWVNGTEGTPPNNWKNNIGLSAWTWSNKRQQYYYHNYLAEQPDLNYRNPDVVAAMKEVLRFWLEKGVAGFRIDAVVHLFESESLQDQVEKDGQTVQNETVNLPELFSVIEAWKMLINDYSNPPRVMFSEATTVDKDIIRKYYDAGTIPFNFDLVKQVNTTCDGICLKDVIKDYTTILRSGDWPNFLTGSHDFSRVATRLGKEKARAMAMLLLTLPGTPVIYYGEEIGMTDVSYTFAETQDTFGSRLGEDGYLNATRDPERSPMQWTSAVNAGFTNVSATPWLHLSSDSAQVNVEVEKNNTGGLLQLYKDLIKLRNYPSFETSTLEFAVVTNDVLSYIRKANGWQMHLVVINLGSQEATNDFSRSPVFSTKGTIVVTTDSSFSVKQEVDLTNITIKPNQGVVIAVKYQKH; this is translated from the exons ATGGACCTTGAGGATGAAAACCCTAAGAAGTCCTGCTGCTCTAAAACTCGATGTTCTGTTATTGTTTTGGTCGGTCTTTTGGTCAGTATCGCAGTAGTATGTGTGGTCACTTTCGTGTCTGACGATGTCCGAGAGAAGGTCCAATACGATACGTCCAAACTGGAATGGTGGAAGAAAACGCCAGTGTATCAAATCTACCCCATTTCATTCAAGGACACTGACGATAATGGAAAAGGGGACATCAACG GTATTACACAGAAATTACCTTACCTGTCTGAACTTGGGGTGAAGGCTGTTTGGATCAGTCCGTTCTATGATTCTCCCATGAATGATAACGGCTATGATATCCGTAACTATACAGCTATTAACGATTTGTTTGGAACAATGGACGATTTTGAACATCTTCTGAAGGAAGCGAAGTCAAAAG ACATCAAAGTGATTATTGACTTTGTACCAAACCACTCGAGTAATGAGAGCCAGTGGTTTATCGAGAGTGAGAACAGAACAGAAGGCTACGAGGACTTCTACGTTTGGGTCAACGGTACAGAGGGCACTCCTCCAAACAACTGG AAAAACAACATCGGCTTGTCAGCCTGGACGTGGAGCAATAAAAGACAACAGTACTACTACCATAACTATCTTGCTGAGCAACCTGACCTTAACTACAGGAACCCCGACGTCGTAGCTGCCATGAAG GAAGTACTGAGGTTTTGGCTCGAGAAGGGAGTGGCTGGCTTTAGGATTGATGCTGTTGTTCACTTGTTTGAAAGTGAAAGTCTACAGGACCAAGTG GAGAAGGATGGACAAACTGTACAAAACGAAACTGTAAATTTACCTGAGCTCTTCTCTGTAATTGAAGCATGGAAGATGTTGATTAACGATTACAGCAACCCACCACG GGTTATGTTTTCCGAAGCTACGACTGTTGATAAAGATATAATCAGGAAATATTATGACGCCGGTACTATTCCATTTAACTTTGACCTGGTTAAGCAGGTCAACACCACGTGTGATGGAATCTGCCTAAAAGATGTGATAAAAGACTACACGACGATACTACGTTCGGGCGACTGGCCTAATTTCTTA ACAGGAAGTCACGACTTCTCACGAGTCGCCACAAGACTTGGAAAGGAGAAGGCGCGAGCGATGGCTATGCTTCTTCTCACCCTTCCTGGTACCCCAGTAATCTATTATGGAGAGGAAATTGGGATGACCGACGTATCCTATACTTTTGCTGAGACTCAGGACACTTTCGGAAGTAGACTCGGGGAG GACGGTTACCTGAATGCGACCAGGGATCCAGAACGATCACCAATGCAGTGGACATCTGCTGTCAATGCCGGATTCACCAACGTTTCAGCAACTCCTTGGCTTCATCTCAGCAGCGATTCAGCACAGGTTAATGTAGAG gtggagaaaaacaatacaGGAGGACTATTGCAGTTATACAAAGATCTGATCAAGCTAAGGAACTATCCATCGTTTGAGACAAGTACTCTGGAGTTTGCTGTTGTAACTAATGACGTTTTATCCTACATAAGAAAAGCAAATGGATGGCAGATGCATCTTGTTGTAATTAATCTTGGTTCACAGGAGGCAACAAACGACTTCTCAAGAAGTCCCGTGTTCTCAACCAAGGGTACCATTGTTGTCACCACAGACAGTTCATTCTCTGTCAAACAAGAGGTGGATTTgacaaatattacaattaaacCGAATCAAGGTGTTGTAATTGCtgtgaaatatcaaaaacattaa